From a region of the Ovis aries strain OAR_USU_Benz2616 breed Rambouillet chromosome 2, ARS-UI_Ramb_v3.0, whole genome shotgun sequence genome:
- the KANK1 gene encoding KN motif and ankyrin repeat domain-containing protein 1 isoform X6 — translation METRRRLEQERVTMQVAPGEFRRPRLASFGGMGSTSSLSSFLGSGNHNPTMPQLQNGYQGNGDYGGYAPPAATTSSMGSSIRHSPLSSGISTPVTNVSPMHLQHIREQMAIALKRLKELEEQVRTIPVLQVKISVLQEEKRQLASQLKNQRAASQNDVCGVRKRSYSAGNASQLEQLSRTRRSGGELYIDYEEEEMESVEQSTQRIKEFRQLTADMQALEQKIQDSSYEASSELRENGECQPQEFRSVAVGADEDMNDIVVYRRGARPCKDAAVGVVTETRNSGVSVTEAMLGVTTEADKEIELQQQTIEALKDKIYRLEVQLKETTHDREMTKLKQELQAAGSRKKVDKAVMAQPLVFSKMVEVVVPTRDQMAGSHVDVVDTCVGTCMQTSSVGISCQPDHENKEVGPELPMNWWIVKERVEMHDRCIGRWVEMCDKSVGMDISVCETGSNTEESVSDLALLRTNLNLKEVRSIGCGDCSVDVTVCSPKECTSRSVNTEAVSQVDAAVMAVPRAVSQHTSTVLEQVSRFTNTEVATLTESCTNTSLSTVDKQTSTHTVEMRTVAVGEGRVKDVSSTKMRSIGVGTVLSGNAGFDRPSAVKTKESGVGQISINDNYLVGLKMRTIACGPPQLTVGPTGSRRSVGVGDEPVGEFMESPQPQAPSGMETGLDHYIERVQKLLAEQQALLAENYSELAEAFGEPHSQIGSLNSQLISTLSSINSVMKSASLEELRHPDFLKTSLGKVTGSNLEYTCKCGGLQSGGPLNSQTSLQEVGTTEGKPIGSQDAFPTQESMLSPVNLTDDQIAAGLYVCTNNESTLKSIMKKKDANKDSNGAKKNLQFVGINGGYETTSSDDSSSDESSSSESDDECDVPEYPPEEEEEEEEEDEDTRGMSEGHHAVNVEGFTSTRVEDEIQVPECEPEKVEIRERYELSEKMLSACNLLKNNINDPKALTSKDMRFCLNTLQHEWFRVSSQKSAIPAMVGDYIAAFEAISPEVLRHVINMADGNGNTALHYSVSHSNFEIVKMLLDADVCNVDHQNKAGYTPIMLAALAAVEAEKDMQVVEELFACGDVNAKASQAGQTALMLAVSHGRIDMVKGLLACGADVNIQDDEGSTALMCASEHGHVEIVKLLLAQPGCNGHLEDNDGSTALSIALEAGHKDIAVLLYAHVNFAKAQSPGTPRLGRKTSPGPTHRGSFD, via the exons ATGGAGACCCGGAGAAGACTCGAGCAGGAGAGAGTCACCATGCAGGTGGCACCTGGTGAGTTCCGAAGGCCCAGGCTGGCCAGTTTTGGAGGCATGGGCTCCACCagctccctttcctcctttctggGTTCTGGAAACCACAATCCCACCATGCCCCAACTTCAGAATGGATACCAAGGCAATGGGGATTATGGTGGCTATGCCCCACCTGCTGCCACCACCTCCTCCATGGGGAGCTCCATCCGTCACAGCCCCCTGAGCTCAGGGATCTCTACTCCAGTAACCAATGTGAGCCCCATGCACTTGCAGCACATCCGTGAGCAGATGGCCATTGCCCTGAAGCGCCTGAAGGAGCTAGAAGAGCAGGTGCGAACCATCCCTGTGCTCCAGGTAAAGATCTCTGTCCTGCAAGAGGAGAAAAGACagctggcttcacagctgaaaAACCAAAGAGCGGCATCCCAGAACGATGTCTGTGGTGTGAGAAAGCGGTCCTACAGTGCTGGGAATGCATCCCAGCTGGAACAGCTGTCCAGGACCCGGAGGAGTGGTGGGGAATTATACATTGACTatgaggaggaagaaatggagagcGTGGAGCAGAGCACCCAGAGGATAAAGGAATTCCGGCAGCTCACAGCAGACATGCAGGCCCTGGAGCAGAAGATCCAGGACAGCAGCTATGAGGCCTCCTCAGAGCTCAGGGAGAATGGGGAGTGTCAGCCTCAAGAGTTCCGGTCTGTGGCTGTGGGCGCCGATGAGGACATGAACGACATTGTCGTGTACCGCAGGGGCGCCAGACCCTGTAAGGATGCTGCTGTAGGCGTGGTCACTGAGACGAGGAATTCTGGGGTCAGTGTGACAGAAGCCATGCTTGGAGTGACTACTGAAGCTGACAAAGAAATTGAGCTGCAGCAGCAGACCATAGAAGCCTTGAAGGATAAGATCTATCGCCTGGAAGTACAGCTTAAAGAAACCACCCATGACCGGGAGATGACTAAACTCAAGCAAGAGCTGCAAGCTGCTGGCTCGAGGAAGAAAGTTGATAAAGCCGTGATGGCCCAGCCGCTTGTTTTCAGCAAGATGGTGGAGGTGGTAGTACCCACCAGAGACCAAATGGCTGGCAGTCACGTGGATGTGGTTGACACATGTGTGGGGACATGCATGCAGACAAGTAGTGTAGGCATCTCCTGCCAGCCCGATCATGAGAATAAAGAGGTGGGGCCTGAGCTGCCCATGAATTGGTGGATTGTTAAGGAAAGGGTGGAAATGCATGACAGATGTATTGGCCGGTGGGTGGAAATGTGTGACAAGAGCGTAGGTATGGACATCAGTGTCTGTGAAACAGGCAGCAACACGGAGGAGTCCGTGAGTGACCTGGCACTCCTCAGAACCAACTTGAATCTCAAAGAGGTGCGCTCCATTGGCTGTGGAGATTGCTCTGTTGATGTGACCGTCTGCTCTCCAAAGGAGTGCACCTCCCGAAGCGTGAACACAGAGGCTGTCAGCCAGGTGGACGCTGCCGTCATGGCAGTGCCTCGGGCTGTGAGCCAGCACACCAGCACAGTTCTAGAACAGGTGAGCCGGTTCACCAACACTGAGGTGGCCACTCTCACAGAATCCTGTACCAACACTTCCCTTAGCACTGTGGACAAGCAGACCAGCACCCACACTGTGGAGATGCGGACAGTAGCCGTGGGAGAAGGCCGGGTCAAGGACGTCAGCTCCACCAAGATGCGGTCCATCGGAGTGGGGACGGTGCTCTCTGGCAACGCTGGGTTTGACAGGCCATCAGCTGTGAAGACCAAAGAGTCAGGCGTGGGGCAGATCAGTATTAACGACAACTATCTGGTTGGCCTCAAAATGAGGACCATAGCATGTGGTCCTCCCCAGTTGACGGTGGGGCCGACAGGCAGCCGGAGGAGTGTAGGTGTTGGGGACGAGCCTGTAGGAGAGTTCATGgagagcccccagccccaggcaccgTCTGGAATGGAGACAGGCTTGGATCACTACATCGAGCGTGTCCAGAAGCTGCTGGCGGAACAGCAGGCGCTGCTGGCTGAGAACTACAGTGAACTGGCAGAAGCTTTTGGGGAACCTCACTCACAGATTGGCTCCCTCAACTCCCAGCTCATCAGCACCTTATCATCAATCAACTCTGTCATGAAGTCTGCAAGCCTTGAAGAGCTCAGGCACCCTGACTTCCTGAAAACCAGCTTGGGTAAGGTCACAG GCAGTAATTTGGAATACACCTGTAAGTGTGGAGGCCTTCAGTCAGGAGGGCCATTAAACTCACAGACATCCCTGCAGGAGGTGGGGACCACGGAAGGGAAGCCCATCGGCAGCCAGGatgccttccccacccaggagagCATGCTGTCTCCAGTGAACCTGACGGACGACCAGATAGCCGCTGGCCTCTATG TATGTACAAATAATGAAAGTACGCTGAAGTCCATCATGAAGAAGAAAGATGCCAACAAAGATTCAAATGGAGCAAAAAAGAATCTTCAGTTTGTTGGCATTAATGGAGG GTATGAAACCACTTCCAGTGATGATTCCAGCTCAGATGAAAGCTCTTCTTCCGAGTCAGATGACGAGTGTGATGTCCCTGAGTATCCTcccgaggaagaggaggaggaggaagaggaggatgaagACACTCGGGGAATGTCAGAAGGCCACCACGCAGTTAATGTGGAAGGTTTCACGTCCACCAGGGTGGAAGATGAAATCCAGGTTCCAGAATGCGAACCTGAGAAGGTGGAAATCAGAGAGAG aTATGAATTAAGTGAAAAGATGTTGTCTGCATGCAACTTactgaaaaataacataaatgacCCCAAAGCTTTGACCAGCAAGGATATG AGGTTCTGTCTGAACACCCTCCAGCACGAGTGGTTCCGTGTATCCAGCCAGAAGTCAGCCATCCCGGCCATGGTGGGGGACTACATAGCCGCCTTTGAGGCCATCTCCCCGGAAGTCCTGCGTCACGTCATCAACATGGCAGACGGCAACGGCAACACCGCCCTGCATTACAGCGTGTCGCACTCCAACTTCGAGATTGTGAAGATGCTCTTGGACGCGG ACGTGTGTAATGTGGATCACCAGAATAAGGCAGGGTACACCCCCATCATGCTGGCAGCCCTCGCTGCCGTGGAAGCAGAGAAGGACATGCAAGTTGTGGAAGAGCTCTTCGCCTGTGGGGATGTGAACGCCAAAGCCAGCCAG GCAGGGCAGACGGCCCTCATGCTGGCGGTCAGTCATGGGCGGATTGACATGGTGAAGGGCCTGCTGGCCTGCGGGGCTGATGTCAACATTCAGGACGACGAGGGCTCCACCGCCCTGATGTGCGCCAGTGAGCACGGGCATGTGGAGATCGTCAAGCTGCTGCTGGCCCAGCCAGGCTGCAACGGCCACCTGGAGGACAAT GATGGCAGCACTGCACTCTCGATAGCCCTGGAAGCCGGACACAAGGACATTGCCGTCCTGCTGTATGCCCACGTCAACTTCGCCAAAGCCCAGTCTCCG GGCACCCCAAGACTTGGAAGGAAGACATCTCCTGGTCCCACCCACCGAGGGTCATTTGACTGA
- the KANK1 gene encoding KN motif and ankyrin repeat domain-containing protein 1 isoform X8, whose product MAIALKRLKELEEQVRTIPVLQVKISVLQEEKRQLASQLKNQRAASQNDVCGVRKRSYSAGNASQLEQLSRTRRSGGELYIDYEEEEMESVEQSTQRIKEFRQLTADMQALEQKIQDSSYEASSELRENGECQPQEFRSVAVGADEDMNDIVVYRRGARPCKDAAVGVVTETRNSGVSVTEAMLGVTTEADKEIELQQQTIEALKDKIYRLEVQLKETTHDREMTKLKQELQAAGSRKKVDKAVMAQPLVFSKMVEVVVPTRDQMAGSHVDVVDTCVGTCMQTSSVGISCQPDHENKEVGPELPMNWWIVKERVEMHDRCIGRWVEMCDKSVGMDISVCETGSNTEESVSDLALLRTNLNLKEVRSIGCGDCSVDVTVCSPKECTSRSVNTEAVSQVDAAVMAVPRAVSQHTSTVLEQVSRFTNTEVATLTESCTNTSLSTVDKQTSTHTVEMRTVAVGEGRVKDVSSTKMRSIGVGTVLSGNAGFDRPSAVKTKESGVGQISINDNYLVGLKMRTIACGPPQLTVGPTGSRRSVGVGDEPVGEFMESPQPQAPSGMETGLDHYIERVQKLLAEQQALLAENYSELAEAFGEPHSQIGSLNSQLISTLSSINSVMKSASLEELRHPDFLKTSLGKVTGSNLEYTCKCGGLQSGGPLNSQTSLQEVGTTEGKPIGSQDAFPTQESMLSPVNLTDDQIAAGLYVCTNNESTLKSIMKKKDANKDSNGAKKNLQFVGINGGYETTSSDDSSSDESSSSESDDECDVPEYPPEEEEEEEEEDEDTRGMSEGHHAVNVEGFTSTRVEDEIQVPECEPEKVEIRERYELSEKMLSACNLLKNNINDPKALTSKDMRFCLNTLQHEWFRVSSQKSAIPAMVGDYIAAFEAISPEVLRHVINMADGNGNTALHYSVSHSNFEIVKMLLDADVCNVDHQNKAGYTPIMLAALAAVEAEKDMQVVEELFACGDVNAKASQAGQTALMLAVSHGRIDMVKGLLACGADVNIQDDEGSTALMCASEHGHVEIVKLLLAQPGCNGHLEDNDGSTALSIALEAGHKDIAVLLYAHVNFAKAQSPVSVVHLAFVHRLQATRLVGPLPRGTDRTCRFHDDSENQSLSRECKNSSFLPHPEGQEC is encoded by the exons ATGGCCATTGCCCTGAAGCGCCTGAAGGAGCTAGAAGAGCAGGTGCGAACCATCCCTGTGCTCCAGGTAAAGATCTCTGTCCTGCAAGAGGAGAAAAGACagctggcttcacagctgaaaAACCAAAGAGCGGCATCCCAGAACGATGTCTGTGGTGTGAGAAAGCGGTCCTACAGTGCTGGGAATGCATCCCAGCTGGAACAGCTGTCCAGGACCCGGAGGAGTGGTGGGGAATTATACATTGACTatgaggaggaagaaatggagagcGTGGAGCAGAGCACCCAGAGGATAAAGGAATTCCGGCAGCTCACAGCAGACATGCAGGCCCTGGAGCAGAAGATCCAGGACAGCAGCTATGAGGCCTCCTCAGAGCTCAGGGAGAATGGGGAGTGTCAGCCTCAAGAGTTCCGGTCTGTGGCTGTGGGCGCCGATGAGGACATGAACGACATTGTCGTGTACCGCAGGGGCGCCAGACCCTGTAAGGATGCTGCTGTAGGCGTGGTCACTGAGACGAGGAATTCTGGGGTCAGTGTGACAGAAGCCATGCTTGGAGTGACTACTGAAGCTGACAAAGAAATTGAGCTGCAGCAGCAGACCATAGAAGCCTTGAAGGATAAGATCTATCGCCTGGAAGTACAGCTTAAAGAAACCACCCATGACCGGGAGATGACTAAACTCAAGCAAGAGCTGCAAGCTGCTGGCTCGAGGAAGAAAGTTGATAAAGCCGTGATGGCCCAGCCGCTTGTTTTCAGCAAGATGGTGGAGGTGGTAGTACCCACCAGAGACCAAATGGCTGGCAGTCACGTGGATGTGGTTGACACATGTGTGGGGACATGCATGCAGACAAGTAGTGTAGGCATCTCCTGCCAGCCCGATCATGAGAATAAAGAGGTGGGGCCTGAGCTGCCCATGAATTGGTGGATTGTTAAGGAAAGGGTGGAAATGCATGACAGATGTATTGGCCGGTGGGTGGAAATGTGTGACAAGAGCGTAGGTATGGACATCAGTGTCTGTGAAACAGGCAGCAACACGGAGGAGTCCGTGAGTGACCTGGCACTCCTCAGAACCAACTTGAATCTCAAAGAGGTGCGCTCCATTGGCTGTGGAGATTGCTCTGTTGATGTGACCGTCTGCTCTCCAAAGGAGTGCACCTCCCGAAGCGTGAACACAGAGGCTGTCAGCCAGGTGGACGCTGCCGTCATGGCAGTGCCTCGGGCTGTGAGCCAGCACACCAGCACAGTTCTAGAACAGGTGAGCCGGTTCACCAACACTGAGGTGGCCACTCTCACAGAATCCTGTACCAACACTTCCCTTAGCACTGTGGACAAGCAGACCAGCACCCACACTGTGGAGATGCGGACAGTAGCCGTGGGAGAAGGCCGGGTCAAGGACGTCAGCTCCACCAAGATGCGGTCCATCGGAGTGGGGACGGTGCTCTCTGGCAACGCTGGGTTTGACAGGCCATCAGCTGTGAAGACCAAAGAGTCAGGCGTGGGGCAGATCAGTATTAACGACAACTATCTGGTTGGCCTCAAAATGAGGACCATAGCATGTGGTCCTCCCCAGTTGACGGTGGGGCCGACAGGCAGCCGGAGGAGTGTAGGTGTTGGGGACGAGCCTGTAGGAGAGTTCATGgagagcccccagccccaggcaccgTCTGGAATGGAGACAGGCTTGGATCACTACATCGAGCGTGTCCAGAAGCTGCTGGCGGAACAGCAGGCGCTGCTGGCTGAGAACTACAGTGAACTGGCAGAAGCTTTTGGGGAACCTCACTCACAGATTGGCTCCCTCAACTCCCAGCTCATCAGCACCTTATCATCAATCAACTCTGTCATGAAGTCTGCAAGCCTTGAAGAGCTCAGGCACCCTGACTTCCTGAAAACCAGCTTGGGTAAGGTCACAG GCAGTAATTTGGAATACACCTGTAAGTGTGGAGGCCTTCAGTCAGGAGGGCCATTAAACTCACAGACATCCCTGCAGGAGGTGGGGACCACGGAAGGGAAGCCCATCGGCAGCCAGGatgccttccccacccaggagagCATGCTGTCTCCAGTGAACCTGACGGACGACCAGATAGCCGCTGGCCTCTATG TATGTACAAATAATGAAAGTACGCTGAAGTCCATCATGAAGAAGAAAGATGCCAACAAAGATTCAAATGGAGCAAAAAAGAATCTTCAGTTTGTTGGCATTAATGGAGG GTATGAAACCACTTCCAGTGATGATTCCAGCTCAGATGAAAGCTCTTCTTCCGAGTCAGATGACGAGTGTGATGTCCCTGAGTATCCTcccgaggaagaggaggaggaggaagaggaggatgaagACACTCGGGGAATGTCAGAAGGCCACCACGCAGTTAATGTGGAAGGTTTCACGTCCACCAGGGTGGAAGATGAAATCCAGGTTCCAGAATGCGAACCTGAGAAGGTGGAAATCAGAGAGAG aTATGAATTAAGTGAAAAGATGTTGTCTGCATGCAACTTactgaaaaataacataaatgacCCCAAAGCTTTGACCAGCAAGGATATG AGGTTCTGTCTGAACACCCTCCAGCACGAGTGGTTCCGTGTATCCAGCCAGAAGTCAGCCATCCCGGCCATGGTGGGGGACTACATAGCCGCCTTTGAGGCCATCTCCCCGGAAGTCCTGCGTCACGTCATCAACATGGCAGACGGCAACGGCAACACCGCCCTGCATTACAGCGTGTCGCACTCCAACTTCGAGATTGTGAAGATGCTCTTGGACGCGG ACGTGTGTAATGTGGATCACCAGAATAAGGCAGGGTACACCCCCATCATGCTGGCAGCCCTCGCTGCCGTGGAAGCAGAGAAGGACATGCAAGTTGTGGAAGAGCTCTTCGCCTGTGGGGATGTGAACGCCAAAGCCAGCCAG GCAGGGCAGACGGCCCTCATGCTGGCGGTCAGTCATGGGCGGATTGACATGGTGAAGGGCCTGCTGGCCTGCGGGGCTGATGTCAACATTCAGGACGACGAGGGCTCCACCGCCCTGATGTGCGCCAGTGAGCACGGGCATGTGGAGATCGTCAAGCTGCTGCTGGCCCAGCCAGGCTGCAACGGCCACCTGGAGGACAAT GATGGCAGCACTGCACTCTCGATAGCCCTGGAAGCCGGACACAAGGACATTGCCGTCCTGCTGTATGCCCACGTCAACTTCGCCAAAGCCCAGTCTCCGGTCAGTGTTGTGCACTTGGCGTTCGTACACAGGCTGCAAGCCACCAGACTAGTTGGCCCCCTTCCTCGGGGAACTGACAGGACATGCAGGTTTCATGACGATTCTGAAAACCAAAGTTTGAGTCGGGAGTGTAAGAATTCATCATTTTTGCCCCACCCAGAGGGCCAGGAGTGCTAA